TTTTTCATTATGTATAGTGATACAATTATGAATGAGATTATATTCATAACAAAATAAAAATAAAGACAACATTGTTACTCATTAAGAGGAACATCATAAAAATATACATAAGGCAGTGTGAAAATTAACTAAATTAATAAAAGGAGGGTGTTTTTATGCGATTGATAAAACTAATGAAAAATATAGCTATTGGAGCTACTGCAGCAGTGGCAGCGGTTACTGTACTTCCAATTGCAGGTGCGGTAGGAACAATTACCGCAACTGGCATTGTGGTGGCTTCAGTAGTTGGTGGAGTTGCGGGGGCTATTGACCATGTAAATGATGAAAAGAAGCATAATGATAATCAAACAATTTTATAATTCACAAATACCGTATTATTCAGGATTTCTTGATTTTACGGTATTTTTATGTTGATTTTATCCACAAACGTAGGAACTTTAATAGGTGCACTCAGTGGATATTTTGGTGAAAAACTTGATAATTTTATAATGAGAATTATTGAAGTTATAAAATAAATAACCGTTAGTTATTATGTTATAATTTCAATATTGGTTGGTTAAATAGCAGAAAATTTTAGATTAGTAATAAAAACAATAGGGGGGATATATATGAGTATCCAGGGAATAGGAACAAAATTAATGGAATTTGCAATTAAAAAGAGTACAGAATTGAACTTTAAAAACTTACTTGTAATCTTGCTTGAGTGGAATCTTCCAAGTATAAAGTTACTCCAAAAATTTGGATTTAAGGAATGGGGCTGTCTACCTGGAATTGCAGATTTCCATGGAGAAATATGTTCACACCTATATTATGGATTAAAGATATAGATAGATTTATTTTATAAATAGACTACATATTAACAATGTAGTCTATAATATTGCCATTAGAATTGGGATAACAAATAGAGTGCCTATAGTTGAAATTGCTATCATGAGCGAAGCAAAATTGTAATCAGAATC
This DNA window, taken from Clostridium estertheticum, encodes the following:
- a CDS encoding GNAT family N-acetyltransferase: MSIQGIGTKLMEFAIKKSTELNFKNLLVILLEWNLPSIKLLQKFGFKEWGCLPGIADFHGEICSHLYYGLKI